The Maylandia zebra isolate NMK-2024a linkage group LG4, Mzebra_GT3a, whole genome shotgun sequence genome segment AGGAGCTGGAGGAAGTGCAGTCCTGAGAATCACACCTGCAgacactgtatgtgtgtgcgcacaGGTGTGATCTTGGTGTGACGGTGGATCACAGGACCGCTTTAAATATTCGGATAGCTCGCAAAGTTTTCACGTGTCATGCAGCTGAGACACGGAACCAGCAGAGGGCGTGAAGGCCCTGCGCCTGTTTATGTGAGTGACAGTATAAGTAGGCCTACCTGCACCAGTACCTTCAGCCGCTCCGCTGACTCTGTCCTCCTCCGGGTTGTTCTGGTCCAGCTCAGAGGTCCGGGCTGCTGAAGGTTCAGGAATAGTTGAAGCAGAACCACCGTCAGGCTTgcagattaaataaaacataatcGGTGTGTTCAGAGTCCCTGAAGCTGTTTTCATACAAATCCAGGAAACTGtgaaaaagtttatttataagCGTTAATCAATAACTCCCCAAAAGTTCATTGATGATTGATCATCAGAGTGTGAGGGTGCAGAGGCAGAAACAAATGAGTAAACATCATAGTTCTAGCTGTCAGCCGCTTTTTAAGATTTTAATGATTAATTAGCTCTTAATGAATAATTAATGATTAATTAATGCTTTATTAACATCGTCACATCTGATTGGACCacagttttttctttctgtgcttGGTATCAGAGATTATCTTGTGGTGCTGTTGGCTCTTCTCAGGGGTcactctctttgtttttccagtTGTTGCCCTGCTGCACTGCTGCCTGTTAGCAGCGCTGGTTCAATCGGCTCCCGTCAGCTCGCCGTCCAACCCGTCGCAGACGTTCAAAGAGGCGGTCGAGCGAGTGATGAGGCTGGTGGAGAAAATCCGGAAAGACGTCCGCTCCGTGCACGGCAGCATCATCAACATTGACGTACGCACATGCCCATCTATATCACGGCGCAGCCGGACCACCGTGTGCTGTCACGCTTTGCAAAAGCTGCAGTAAACTGCagtgccagcagggggcgatatGTTATTACTAGCCAACATTGTTAACACATTTACTTGGAAGGCGTGTTAGCCATCAATCCTGGAATAGAAGAAATCTGGAACGTATGTCATAGCTTCCTTGGTCACTAGCGGCTCCCCCACCCCTTGGTGGAACTGCAGCTTACTGCAGCTTCTGCATGCTTGTCCACTTCAGGTTTGTGAAGCATGACCGCACACAATGGGCAGGTGTGTCTTTTAAACGGTTTGCCGTGGTACTGGGTTCAACTTGctgctccttcttcttcttgagCTAATAGATGTTTACTGTCCTCCTCAGGGTTTTACCCTCGACCCCTCCAGTCAGACTGGAGAGCTGGAGATGAAGAGGATAAACCTGGGAATCCCTGACCCCCCCATCCTCAAAGAGCTGTCCGAACAGTTCACAGCGGTCAGTCTCCAGCTCGGGTGGTGCCGTGGGTGGTATTGGGGAGTTCTTTGGTTCCTTTGGGCTCATTAATGGTTTCAGTTGGTCCTTGAATGCAATTGGGAGGGTTTAGTGATGTCATAGATAGTGATGGGAGTGCATGTGCTTTGGTCATGGGGCAGGTTTGGGAGGCTATTGACAATTTTTTGGTTCCTTTACTGCCCATTAAAGAATTACTGAATCGCTCCAGGTGTTTGTGTAGTGGTCGAGTCTGTTCTGGTGATGTAATGTGATGGGTTTGTGTTTCCCTGCAGGACATGTGTGTGAGCCGTATGCTGGCGGGCGGGCGGCTGTACCAGGGGCTGCTGGTAGATTTGTCTCGCAGACTGGGGGGACTGGAGGCCCTGAGTGCTGAACTGAGAGACCTGGTGACCCACATCAaccaggtaacacacacaccgGCTGAGAGCGTGCACTTCCTGTTGTCTGCAGTTGTAACCCTTCACAGTGGAACGTGTCCACTTTCTTGCCACCCTATGACATCACTTCCTCAGAACTTGTGCTTgttttgaaacaggaagttctcGGCTTTATTCAAGTTGTTGggtctttgctgtgtgtttcaGATGAAGGACGCGGCTCAGCTGAGCAGTGACTCTTTGGATCAGAGCAGCCTGGACTTGACTTTGAATCTCCATGGCAACTACGATGTCCAGGTGGCAGCCCACCTGACGCTGTGCCAGCTGCTCGAGTTCTGTCACGACCTGATCCGCAGCCTCAGAAACATGGCCGAAACACAGATGGCTCGTGGGACGCGCTAAGCCCCGCCCACTGCAGGATCAGAGCTGCTAGCACGATTCAGGGGAGAAACTTTATCGATCGTGGAGTTGTTGACACTGTTTgtctcatcatcatcacctcCTGACGAGCGCCCGCCTCCGTGATGCAGCGGGACTAAAGACTGATAGATGACACACAGGAAGTTTATCCCTCGTCTTCAGCAGCTTCAGGATCAGCCAACACGTTTTATTGTGAAGGCGGCCTGTTGGAGCTCCGTTTCCTGCTTTGTGTGTCGCAGCACGTCGAAGCGCTCTATCGTCCCGGGATCAGCTGGGAACACACAGCAGGAATGTGATGAATGTGTGCCCGATCATACtggtgcagaagaagaagaaggagctgGCTGCAGGTCCAGACCTGCTTCACGCCCGAGGTTATTCTCACCTGCAGACGCtggagaaggaaaaaacagcGTCATCATCTGAACCCGAACTCCACAGCCGATCGACTTCTGTCCCGTTTCAGTTCTAATCAGCTTCAGTGAAACATCTGGAGCGTTCACCACAAACTCTCAGGGCCATTTTTTACTGTTCACTGTACAGAAAACAATCAAATCAAGTTTGAAACGTGTCTTAATGAGGTCACTTCCTGCTGTTATTACTTTAGAGTAAAAGCTCCTTCAGTTGAACCTGATggtacagcttttattttgaagccgCAGCAGGAAATGACCTGGCAAGAGAAAGTCATAATGTTGTCACGTTTTtattcataaatatttattattttttatttaattgtttttaaaaagcaatatcttgttctttgtgtttatttataatatttttatttattgattatatttattgactatttattgcttttttttaacttcctgtttgtgttgtCAGTGTTAAATCTGCAAAATGTTTTCAAGGACATTTTTTATCCTGCTGATTTTTGTGATTCGCTTCATTTCTTGACGCTTTCGTTTTTACTCAttgacgtttgtttgtttttattgtttatgtttGAGAACTAAAAATAATATTCCTACCTGCTGATCTCTGTCGCCACGTTAGAGATCAGCAGGTATGATGTCAGTTCTGCAGAAAATAGCATCAACATTCCTCAGAGCTCCgtggggagaggaggagggtctgaagtcccggatgagcatcaataataaataataaatattgttACACAAAACTTTAttctttagttttcttttgAATGTTGAATTCAGTTTTTTATATTAATAAGTGATTGTTTTGATCTTTGGTCTTTGACCctgcagcgagtctgcagctgagagaATAAAGACTCAGAGTTTCCTCTCATTCGTTCATGTGCAGCTTGTTCCTGAAAGCAGGAAATGAAGCTCCAGCTGCTCAGACTGAACATCCATGTGATCATGTGATCATGCATGCACGCTTTCAGTTCAATgcaattttattcatacagcatcaaatcacaacaacagttgccccaaggtgctttatattgtaaggcagatCCTACAATAACgcatacaaagaaaacacaacaaaacaaatgagCAAGAACTtttgtgacagtgggaaggaaaaactccctttgaacagaAAAAACCTCCACAATCAGAGATTAATTATAACtaatgattcagtgcagagaggtcaaTTAACACTcattgcatcatgggaatcctcaagcagcctacgtctattgcagcataactaagggaggattcagggtcacctggtccagccctaactatatgctttagcaaaaaggaaagtttgaagcctaatcttgaaagtagagatagtgtctgtctcctgaatccaaactggaagctggt includes the following:
- the LOC143418425 gene encoding uncharacterized protein LOC143418425 is translated as MNAFTVVALLHCCLLAALVQSAPVSSPSNPSQTFKEAVERVMRLVEKIRKDVRSVHGSIINIDGFTLDPSSQTGELEMKRINLGIPDPPILKELSEQFTADMCVSRMLAGGRLYQGLLVDLSRRLGGLEALSAELRDLVTHINQMKDAAQLSSDSLDQSSLDLTLNLHGNYDVQVAAHLTLCQLLEFCHDLIRSLRNMAETQMARGTR